A single region of the Gossypium arboreum isolate Shixiya-1 chromosome 12, ASM2569848v2, whole genome shotgun sequence genome encodes:
- the LOC108479792 gene encoding glutamate receptor 3.2-like isoform X4 translates to MNLVLLLSTFSLFIGVLSEEGLNPGIMNVGAIFSFNTINGKVAKVAMKAAEDDINSDPSVLGGRKLSIQLHDSNFSSFLGIIGALQFMETDTVAIIGPQSSEMAHVLSNLANELQVPLLSFTALDPSLSPLQYPFFVQTAPNDEFQMTAIAEMVSYFSWSEVVAIFSDDDQSRNGIITLGDKLAERRCRISYKAALPPDPTAKRVDVLRELDKIQMMESRIIVLHSFSRTGLLVFEAAKSLGMMGKGYVWIASTWLSTVLDSFSPLKPEIANSIQGALTLRPHTPDSKRKRNFMSRWNQLSNGSIGFNPYGLYAYDTVWMIARALRLLLDQGGKISFSNDSRLDGISGSTLNLSALNTFDGGKLLLSKILETNMTGLTGHVQFNQDRSLINPSYDIVNVVGNGQRLVGYWSNHTGLSIVPPETLYSEKPNRSSSNQHLDKVVWPGGETARPRGWVFPNNGRELRIGIPRRVSYRDFVLLVNGTDKVQGYCIDVFLAAIKLLPYAFPYRFIPFGDGHKNPSYYELVNKIKSGVFDGVVGDIAIVTNRTRIVDFSLPYIESGLVVVAPVKKISSSAWSFARPFTPLMWAVTAAFFLIVGSVVWILEHRRNDEFRGPPKQQFITILWFSFSTMFFSHRENTVSTLGRLVLIIWLFVVLIINSSYTASLTSFLTVQQLSSPIKGIDTLIGSNERIGFQVGSFAEGYLMEELNIPKSRLVPLGSPEEYALALERRNVAAVIDERPYVDLFLSEHCEFSVRGQEFTKSGWGFAFPRDSPLAIDMSTAILSLSENGELQKIHDRWLSKSACSSENSEDDIEQLDLKSFWGLFVICGIACMLALLVYFWLMFRKFSRLPPEELDTTSPSTSRSTRLQTFLSFVDEKVEKPKSSSKRKRESMSRNGYHINDESPHRSGRMYRNMSQNGDSWLTQ, encoded by the exons ATGAACCTGGTTCTGCTTCTGTCAACTTTCAGTCTCTTTATTGGAGTGCTTTCAGAAGAGGGTTTGAATCCTGGTATTATGAATGTTGGAGCTATATTCTCATTCAACACCATTAATGGGAAAGTTGCAAAGGTTGCAATGAAGGCTGCCGAGGATGATATTAACTCCGATCCAAGTGTTCTTGGTGGAAGGAAATTGTCTATACAACTACATGATTCTAACTTCAGCTCATTTCTAGGCATTATTGGAG CACTGCAGTTTATGGAGACAGATACCGTAGCAATAATTGGTCCACAAAGTTCGGAGATGGCCCATGTTCTATCAAATCTTGCAAATGAACTCCAGGTTCCGCTATTGTCATTCACGGCTTTAGATCCGAGCCTGAGCCCTCTGCAATACCCTTTTTTTGTTCAAACAGCACCTAATGATGAATTCCAGATGACTGCCATTGCTGAGATGGTTAGCTATTTCAGTTGGAGTGAAGTGGTTGCTATTTTCAGTGATGATGATCAGAGCAGAAACGGTATAATCACACTAGGCGATAAACTTGCTGAAAGACGTTGCAGAATTTCTTATAAAGCTGCGCTTCCTCCGGACCCAACGGCCAAAAGAGTTGACGTTTTGAGAGAATTAGATAAGATTCAAATGATGGAATCTCGAATTATTGTTCTGCACTCTTTCTCGAGAACAGGTCTCCTGGTCTTTGAAGCGGCCAAGAGCCTTGGAATGATGGGAAAAGGATATGTTTGGATAGCTTCTACTTGGCTGTCCACTGTTCTAGATTCCTTTTCCCCACTTAAACCGGAGATAGCAAACTCAATCCAGGGAGCACTTACACTTCGCCCTCATACACCTGAttcgaaaaggaaaagaaattttATGTCACGTTGGAACCAGCTGAGTAACGGTTCTATTGGGTTTAACCCTTATGGTCTATATGCCTATGACACTGTTTGGATGATTGCTCGTGCATTAAGGTTGTTACTGGACCAGGGGGGCAAAATTTCATTTTCCAACGATTCAAGATTAGATGGTATTAGTGGGAGCACTCTAAATCTTTCTGCATTGAATACATTTGATGGAGGGAAGCTGTTGCTTTCGAAGATATTGGAGACAAATATGACTGGTCTGACGGGCCATGTCCAGTTTAATCAAGACAGATCCCTGATAAATCCTTCTTATGACATTGTTAATGTGGTTGGAAATGGGCAACGACTGGTTGGATACTGGTCTAACCACACTGGTTTGTCCATTGTGCCACCAGAGACACTTTATTCGGAAAAGCCTAATCGGTCAAGTTCAAACCAACATTTAGACAAGGTGGTATGGCCTGGAGGAGAAACAGCAAGACCTCGAGGGTGGGTTTTTCCTAACAATGGAAGAGAATTAAGAATCGGAATTCCAAGGCGAGTTAGTTACCGAGACTTTGTCTTGTTAGTCAATGGCACGGATAAGGTGCAAGGATATTGCATAGACGTTTTCCTTGCTGCAATTAAATTGCTGCCATATGCTTTTCCATACAGGTTTATCCCATTTGGAGATGGCCATAAGAATCCAAGCTATTATGAGCTTGTCAATAAAATTAAGTCCGGA GTCTTTGATGGCGTGGTGGGTGATATTGCCATTGTGACAAACCGAACAAGAATAGTTGATTTCTCTCTGCCATATATAGAATCAGGGCTGGTTGTGGTAGCTCCAGTGAAAAAGATAAGTTCGAGTGCTTGGTCCTTCGCACGGCCATTTACTCCATTGATGTGGGCAGTCACAGCTGCATTTTTCCTCATTGTGGGATCAGTTGTGTGGATACTTGAGCATAGAAGAAATGATGAATTCCGGGGCCCTCCAAAGCAGCAATTTATCACAATTTTGTG GTTCAGCTTCTCTACAATGTTTTTTTCACATA GAGAAAACACAGTGAGCACACTTGGACGCCTAGTACTGATTATCTGGCTTTTTGTGGTTTTGATCATCAACTCAAGCTATACTGCAAGCCTGACATCATTCCTCACAGTGCAACAGTTATCATCACCCATCAAAGGGATTGATACCTTAATTGGTAGCAATGAACGAATAGGCTTCCAGGTAGGATCTTTTGCTGAAGGCTATCTGATGGAGGAACTCAATATTCCAAAATCTAGACTCGTTCCACTTGGATCACCAGAAGAGTATGCCCTTGCCCTTGAGAGGAGAAATGTAGCTGCAGTAATCGATGAGCGACCATATGTGGACCTCTTCCTCTCAGAACACTGTGAATTCTCTGTTAGAGGCCAGGAGTTTACGAAAAGCGGATGGGGATTT GCATTTCCTAGAGACTCGCCATTGGCCATTGACATGTCTACTGCCATTCTTTCTCTATCTGAGAATGGCGAGCTTCAGAAGATTCACGACAGATGGCTGTCAAAAAGTGCTTGTAGTTCCGAGAATAGTGAGGATGATATTGAACAGCTCGACTTAAAAAGCTTCTGGGGGCTATTTGTTATATGTGGAATTGCATGTATGCTTGCTCTCCTTGTGTACTTCTGGTTGATGTTCCGCAAATTCAGCCGGCTGCCTCCCGAGGAACTTGATACTACTAGTCCTAGTACCTCCCGTTCCACTCGTCTTCAAACATTTTTGTCATTTGTTGATGAGAAGGTAGAGAAACCAAAAAGCAGCTCAAAAAGAAAACGCGAGAGTATGTCTCGAAATGGATATCATATAAATGATGAATCGCCCCATAGGTCTGGGAGGATGTACAGGAACATGTCCCAGAATGGTGATAGTTGGCTTACTCAATAA
- the LOC108479792 gene encoding glutamate receptor 3.2-like isoform X5, giving the protein MSLLRACGNCLFIGVLSEEGLNPGIMNVGAIFSFNTINGKVAKVAMKAAEDDINSDPSVLGGRKLSIQLHDSNFSSFLGIIGALQFMETDTVAIIGPQSSEMAHVLSNLANELQVPLLSFTALDPSLSPLQYPFFVQTAPNDEFQMTAIAEMVSYFSWSEVVAIFSDDDQSRNGIITLGDKLAERRCRISYKAALPPDPTAKRVDVLRELDKIQMMESRIIVLHSFSRTGLLVFEAAKSLGMMGKGYVWIASTWLSTVLDSFSPLKPEIANSIQGALTLRPHTPDSKRKRNFMSRWNQLSNGSIGFNPYGLYAYDTVWMIARALRLLLDQGGKISFSNDSRLDGISGSTLNLSALNTFDGGKLLLSKILETNMTGLTGHVQFNQDRSLINPSYDIVNVVGNGQRLVGYWSNHTGLSIVPPETLYSEKPNRSSSNQHLDKVVWPGGETARPRGWVFPNNGRELRIGIPRRVSYRDFVLLVNGTDKVQGYCIDVFLAAIKLLPYAFPYRFIPFGDGHKNPSYYELVNKIKSGVFDGVVGDIAIVTNRTRIVDFSLPYIESGLVVVAPVKKISSSAWSFARPFTPLMWAVTAAFFLIVGSVVWILEHRRNDEFRGPPKQQFITILWFSFSTMFFSHRENTVSTLGRLVLIIWLFVVLIINSSYTASLTSFLTVQQLSSPIKGIDTLIGSNERIGFQVGSFAEGYLMEELNIPKSRLVPLGSPEEYALALERRNVAAVIDERPYVDLFLSEHCEFSVRGQEFTKSGWGFAFPRDSPLAIDMSTAILSLSENGELQKIHDRWLSKSACSSENSEDDIEQLDLKSFWGLFVICGIACMLALLVYFWLMFRKFSRLPPEELDTTSPSTSRSTRLQTFLSFVDEKVEKPKSSSKRKRESMSRNGYHINDESPHRSGRMYRNMSQNGDSWLTQ; this is encoded by the exons ATGTCTTTGCTTCGAGCTTGTGGTAACTG TCTCTTTATTGGAGTGCTTTCAGAAGAGGGTTTGAATCCTGGTATTATGAATGTTGGAGCTATATTCTCATTCAACACCATTAATGGGAAAGTTGCAAAGGTTGCAATGAAGGCTGCCGAGGATGATATTAACTCCGATCCAAGTGTTCTTGGTGGAAGGAAATTGTCTATACAACTACATGATTCTAACTTCAGCTCATTTCTAGGCATTATTGGAG CACTGCAGTTTATGGAGACAGATACCGTAGCAATAATTGGTCCACAAAGTTCGGAGATGGCCCATGTTCTATCAAATCTTGCAAATGAACTCCAGGTTCCGCTATTGTCATTCACGGCTTTAGATCCGAGCCTGAGCCCTCTGCAATACCCTTTTTTTGTTCAAACAGCACCTAATGATGAATTCCAGATGACTGCCATTGCTGAGATGGTTAGCTATTTCAGTTGGAGTGAAGTGGTTGCTATTTTCAGTGATGATGATCAGAGCAGAAACGGTATAATCACACTAGGCGATAAACTTGCTGAAAGACGTTGCAGAATTTCTTATAAAGCTGCGCTTCCTCCGGACCCAACGGCCAAAAGAGTTGACGTTTTGAGAGAATTAGATAAGATTCAAATGATGGAATCTCGAATTATTGTTCTGCACTCTTTCTCGAGAACAGGTCTCCTGGTCTTTGAAGCGGCCAAGAGCCTTGGAATGATGGGAAAAGGATATGTTTGGATAGCTTCTACTTGGCTGTCCACTGTTCTAGATTCCTTTTCCCCACTTAAACCGGAGATAGCAAACTCAATCCAGGGAGCACTTACACTTCGCCCTCATACACCTGAttcgaaaaggaaaagaaattttATGTCACGTTGGAACCAGCTGAGTAACGGTTCTATTGGGTTTAACCCTTATGGTCTATATGCCTATGACACTGTTTGGATGATTGCTCGTGCATTAAGGTTGTTACTGGACCAGGGGGGCAAAATTTCATTTTCCAACGATTCAAGATTAGATGGTATTAGTGGGAGCACTCTAAATCTTTCTGCATTGAATACATTTGATGGAGGGAAGCTGTTGCTTTCGAAGATATTGGAGACAAATATGACTGGTCTGACGGGCCATGTCCAGTTTAATCAAGACAGATCCCTGATAAATCCTTCTTATGACATTGTTAATGTGGTTGGAAATGGGCAACGACTGGTTGGATACTGGTCTAACCACACTGGTTTGTCCATTGTGCCACCAGAGACACTTTATTCGGAAAAGCCTAATCGGTCAAGTTCAAACCAACATTTAGACAAGGTGGTATGGCCTGGAGGAGAAACAGCAAGACCTCGAGGGTGGGTTTTTCCTAACAATGGAAGAGAATTAAGAATCGGAATTCCAAGGCGAGTTAGTTACCGAGACTTTGTCTTGTTAGTCAATGGCACGGATAAGGTGCAAGGATATTGCATAGACGTTTTCCTTGCTGCAATTAAATTGCTGCCATATGCTTTTCCATACAGGTTTATCCCATTTGGAGATGGCCATAAGAATCCAAGCTATTATGAGCTTGTCAATAAAATTAAGTCCGGA GTCTTTGATGGCGTGGTGGGTGATATTGCCATTGTGACAAACCGAACAAGAATAGTTGATTTCTCTCTGCCATATATAGAATCAGGGCTGGTTGTGGTAGCTCCAGTGAAAAAGATAAGTTCGAGTGCTTGGTCCTTCGCACGGCCATTTACTCCATTGATGTGGGCAGTCACAGCTGCATTTTTCCTCATTGTGGGATCAGTTGTGTGGATACTTGAGCATAGAAGAAATGATGAATTCCGGGGCCCTCCAAAGCAGCAATTTATCACAATTTTGTG GTTCAGCTTCTCTACAATGTTTTTTTCACATA GAGAAAACACAGTGAGCACACTTGGACGCCTAGTACTGATTATCTGGCTTTTTGTGGTTTTGATCATCAACTCAAGCTATACTGCAAGCCTGACATCATTCCTCACAGTGCAACAGTTATCATCACCCATCAAAGGGATTGATACCTTAATTGGTAGCAATGAACGAATAGGCTTCCAGGTAGGATCTTTTGCTGAAGGCTATCTGATGGAGGAACTCAATATTCCAAAATCTAGACTCGTTCCACTTGGATCACCAGAAGAGTATGCCCTTGCCCTTGAGAGGAGAAATGTAGCTGCAGTAATCGATGAGCGACCATATGTGGACCTCTTCCTCTCAGAACACTGTGAATTCTCTGTTAGAGGCCAGGAGTTTACGAAAAGCGGATGGGGATTT GCATTTCCTAGAGACTCGCCATTGGCCATTGACATGTCTACTGCCATTCTTTCTCTATCTGAGAATGGCGAGCTTCAGAAGATTCACGACAGATGGCTGTCAAAAAGTGCTTGTAGTTCCGAGAATAGTGAGGATGATATTGAACAGCTCGACTTAAAAAGCTTCTGGGGGCTATTTGTTATATGTGGAATTGCATGTATGCTTGCTCTCCTTGTGTACTTCTGGTTGATGTTCCGCAAATTCAGCCGGCTGCCTCCCGAGGAACTTGATACTACTAGTCCTAGTACCTCCCGTTCCACTCGTCTTCAAACATTTTTGTCATTTGTTGATGAGAAGGTAGAGAAACCAAAAAGCAGCTCAAAAAGAAAACGCGAGAGTATGTCTCGAAATGGATATCATATAAATGATGAATCGCCCCATAGGTCTGGGAGGATGTACAGGAACATGTCCCAGAATGGTGATAGTTGGCTTACTCAATAA
- the LOC108479792 gene encoding glutamate receptor 3.2-like isoform X2 — protein sequence MSLLRACGNCLFIGVLSEEGLNPGIMNVGAIFSFNTINGKVAKVAMKAAEDDINSDPSVLGGRKLSIQLHDSNFSSFLGIIGALQFMETDTVAIIGPQSSEMAHVLSNLANELQVPLLSFTALDPSLSPLQYPFFVQTAPNDEFQMTAIAEMVSYFSWSEVVAIFSDDDQSRNGIITLGDKLAERRCRISYKAALPPDPTAKRVDVLRELDKIQMMESRIIVLHSFSRTGLLVFEAAKSLGMMGKGYVWIASTWLSTVLDSFSPLKPEIANSIQGALTLRPHTPDSKRKRNFMSRWNQLSNGSIGFNPYGLYAYDTVWMIARALRLLLDQGGKISFSNDSRLDGISGSTLNLSALNTFDGGKLLLSKILETNMTGLTGHVQFNQDRSLINPSYDIVNVVGNGQRLVGYWSNHTGLSIVPPETLYSEKPNRSSSNQHLDKVVWPGGETARPRGWVFPNNGRELRIGIPRRVSYRDFVLLVNGTDKVQGYCIDVFLAAIKLLPYAFPYRFIPFGDGHKNPSYYELVNKIKSGVFDGVVGDIAIVTNRTRIVDFSLPYIESGLVVVAPVKKISSSAWSFARPFTPLMWAVTAAFFLIVGSVVWILEHRRNDEFRGPPKQQFITILWFSFSTMFFSHSKFFPFWQCQLLLPNSLVLRITHHTNSGYFQLFSGENTVSTLGRLVLIIWLFVVLIINSSYTASLTSFLTVQQLSSPIKGIDTLIGSNERIGFQVGSFAEGYLMEELNIPKSRLVPLGSPEEYALALERRNVAAVIDERPYVDLFLSEHCEFSVRGQEFTKSGWGFAFPRDSPLAIDMSTAILSLSENGELQKIHDRWLSKSACSSENSEDDIEQLDLKSFWGLFVICGIACMLALLVYFWLMFRKFSRLPPEELDTTSPSTSRSTRLQTFLSFVDEKVEKPKSSSKRKRESMSRNGYHINDESPHRSGRMYRNMSQNGDSWLTQ from the exons ATGTCTTTGCTTCGAGCTTGTGGTAACTG TCTCTTTATTGGAGTGCTTTCAGAAGAGGGTTTGAATCCTGGTATTATGAATGTTGGAGCTATATTCTCATTCAACACCATTAATGGGAAAGTTGCAAAGGTTGCAATGAAGGCTGCCGAGGATGATATTAACTCCGATCCAAGTGTTCTTGGTGGAAGGAAATTGTCTATACAACTACATGATTCTAACTTCAGCTCATTTCTAGGCATTATTGGAG CACTGCAGTTTATGGAGACAGATACCGTAGCAATAATTGGTCCACAAAGTTCGGAGATGGCCCATGTTCTATCAAATCTTGCAAATGAACTCCAGGTTCCGCTATTGTCATTCACGGCTTTAGATCCGAGCCTGAGCCCTCTGCAATACCCTTTTTTTGTTCAAACAGCACCTAATGATGAATTCCAGATGACTGCCATTGCTGAGATGGTTAGCTATTTCAGTTGGAGTGAAGTGGTTGCTATTTTCAGTGATGATGATCAGAGCAGAAACGGTATAATCACACTAGGCGATAAACTTGCTGAAAGACGTTGCAGAATTTCTTATAAAGCTGCGCTTCCTCCGGACCCAACGGCCAAAAGAGTTGACGTTTTGAGAGAATTAGATAAGATTCAAATGATGGAATCTCGAATTATTGTTCTGCACTCTTTCTCGAGAACAGGTCTCCTGGTCTTTGAAGCGGCCAAGAGCCTTGGAATGATGGGAAAAGGATATGTTTGGATAGCTTCTACTTGGCTGTCCACTGTTCTAGATTCCTTTTCCCCACTTAAACCGGAGATAGCAAACTCAATCCAGGGAGCACTTACACTTCGCCCTCATACACCTGAttcgaaaaggaaaagaaattttATGTCACGTTGGAACCAGCTGAGTAACGGTTCTATTGGGTTTAACCCTTATGGTCTATATGCCTATGACACTGTTTGGATGATTGCTCGTGCATTAAGGTTGTTACTGGACCAGGGGGGCAAAATTTCATTTTCCAACGATTCAAGATTAGATGGTATTAGTGGGAGCACTCTAAATCTTTCTGCATTGAATACATTTGATGGAGGGAAGCTGTTGCTTTCGAAGATATTGGAGACAAATATGACTGGTCTGACGGGCCATGTCCAGTTTAATCAAGACAGATCCCTGATAAATCCTTCTTATGACATTGTTAATGTGGTTGGAAATGGGCAACGACTGGTTGGATACTGGTCTAACCACACTGGTTTGTCCATTGTGCCACCAGAGACACTTTATTCGGAAAAGCCTAATCGGTCAAGTTCAAACCAACATTTAGACAAGGTGGTATGGCCTGGAGGAGAAACAGCAAGACCTCGAGGGTGGGTTTTTCCTAACAATGGAAGAGAATTAAGAATCGGAATTCCAAGGCGAGTTAGTTACCGAGACTTTGTCTTGTTAGTCAATGGCACGGATAAGGTGCAAGGATATTGCATAGACGTTTTCCTTGCTGCAATTAAATTGCTGCCATATGCTTTTCCATACAGGTTTATCCCATTTGGAGATGGCCATAAGAATCCAAGCTATTATGAGCTTGTCAATAAAATTAAGTCCGGA GTCTTTGATGGCGTGGTGGGTGATATTGCCATTGTGACAAACCGAACAAGAATAGTTGATTTCTCTCTGCCATATATAGAATCAGGGCTGGTTGTGGTAGCTCCAGTGAAAAAGATAAGTTCGAGTGCTTGGTCCTTCGCACGGCCATTTACTCCATTGATGTGGGCAGTCACAGCTGCATTTTTCCTCATTGTGGGATCAGTTGTGTGGATACTTGAGCATAGAAGAAATGATGAATTCCGGGGCCCTCCAAAGCAGCAATTTATCACAATTTTGTG GTTCAGCTTCTCTACAATGTTTTTTTCACATAGTAAGTTCTTTCCATTTTGGCAATGTCAGTTGCTTTTACCAAATAGTTTAGTACTCAGAATCACCCATCATACCAACTCCGGATATTTTCAACTTTTTTCAGGAGAAAACACAGTGAGCACACTTGGACGCCTAGTACTGATTATCTGGCTTTTTGTGGTTTTGATCATCAACTCAAGCTATACTGCAAGCCTGACATCATTCCTCACAGTGCAACAGTTATCATCACCCATCAAAGGGATTGATACCTTAATTGGTAGCAATGAACGAATAGGCTTCCAGGTAGGATCTTTTGCTGAAGGCTATCTGATGGAGGAACTCAATATTCCAAAATCTAGACTCGTTCCACTTGGATCACCAGAAGAGTATGCCCTTGCCCTTGAGAGGAGAAATGTAGCTGCAGTAATCGATGAGCGACCATATGTGGACCTCTTCCTCTCAGAACACTGTGAATTCTCTGTTAGAGGCCAGGAGTTTACGAAAAGCGGATGGGGATTT GCATTTCCTAGAGACTCGCCATTGGCCATTGACATGTCTACTGCCATTCTTTCTCTATCTGAGAATGGCGAGCTTCAGAAGATTCACGACAGATGGCTGTCAAAAAGTGCTTGTAGTTCCGAGAATAGTGAGGATGATATTGAACAGCTCGACTTAAAAAGCTTCTGGGGGCTATTTGTTATATGTGGAATTGCATGTATGCTTGCTCTCCTTGTGTACTTCTGGTTGATGTTCCGCAAATTCAGCCGGCTGCCTCCCGAGGAACTTGATACTACTAGTCCTAGTACCTCCCGTTCCACTCGTCTTCAAACATTTTTGTCATTTGTTGATGAGAAGGTAGAGAAACCAAAAAGCAGCTCAAAAAGAAAACGCGAGAGTATGTCTCGAAATGGATATCATATAAATGATGAATCGCCCCATAGGTCTGGGAGGATGTACAGGAACATGTCCCAGAATGGTGATAGTTGGCTTACTCAATAA
- the LOC108479792 gene encoding glutamate receptor 3.2-like isoform X6: MSLLRACGNCLFIGVLSEEGLNPGIMNVGAIFSFNTINGKVAKVAMKAAEDDINSDPSVLGGRKLSIQLHDSNFSSFLGIIGALQFMETDTVAIIGPQSSEMAHVLSNLANELQVPLLSFTALDPSLSPLQYPFFVQTAPNDEFQMTAIAEMVSYFSWSEVVAIFSDDDQSRNGIITLGDKLAERRCRISYKAALPPDPTAKRVDVLRELDKIQMMESRIIVLHSFSRTGLLVFEAAKSLGMMGKGYVWIASTWLSTVLDSFSPLKPEIANSIQGALTLRPHTPDSKRKRNFMSRWNQLSNGSIGFNPYGLYAYDTVWMIARALRLLLDQGGKISFSNDSRLDGISGSTLNLSALNTFDGGKLLLSKILETNMTGLTGHVQFNQDRSLINPSYDIVNVVGNGQRLVGYWSNHTGLSIVPPETLYSEKPNRSSSNQHLDKVVWPGGETARPRGWVFPNNGRELRIGIPRFIPFGDGHKNPSYYELVNKIKSGVFDGVVGDIAIVTNRTRIVDFSLPYIESGLVVVAPVKKISSSAWSFARPFTPLMWAVTAAFFLIVGSVVWILEHRRNDEFRGPPKQQFITILWFSFSTMFFSHRENTVSTLGRLVLIIWLFVVLIINSSYTASLTSFLTVQQLSSPIKGIDTLIGSNERIGFQVGSFAEGYLMEELNIPKSRLVPLGSPEEYALALERRNVAAVIDERPYVDLFLSEHCEFSVRGQEFTKSGWGFAFPRDSPLAIDMSTAILSLSENGELQKIHDRWLSKSACSSENSEDDIEQLDLKSFWGLFVICGIACMLALLVYFWLMFRKFSRLPPEELDTTSPSTSRSTRLQTFLSFVDEKVEKPKSSSKRKRESMSRNGYHINDESPHRSGRMYRNMSQNGDSWLTQ; encoded by the exons ATGTCTTTGCTTCGAGCTTGTGGTAACTG TCTCTTTATTGGAGTGCTTTCAGAAGAGGGTTTGAATCCTGGTATTATGAATGTTGGAGCTATATTCTCATTCAACACCATTAATGGGAAAGTTGCAAAGGTTGCAATGAAGGCTGCCGAGGATGATATTAACTCCGATCCAAGTGTTCTTGGTGGAAGGAAATTGTCTATACAACTACATGATTCTAACTTCAGCTCATTTCTAGGCATTATTGGAG CACTGCAGTTTATGGAGACAGATACCGTAGCAATAATTGGTCCACAAAGTTCGGAGATGGCCCATGTTCTATCAAATCTTGCAAATGAACTCCAGGTTCCGCTATTGTCATTCACGGCTTTAGATCCGAGCCTGAGCCCTCTGCAATACCCTTTTTTTGTTCAAACAGCACCTAATGATGAATTCCAGATGACTGCCATTGCTGAGATGGTTAGCTATTTCAGTTGGAGTGAAGTGGTTGCTATTTTCAGTGATGATGATCAGAGCAGAAACGGTATAATCACACTAGGCGATAAACTTGCTGAAAGACGTTGCAGAATTTCTTATAAAGCTGCGCTTCCTCCGGACCCAACGGCCAAAAGAGTTGACGTTTTGAGAGAATTAGATAAGATTCAAATGATGGAATCTCGAATTATTGTTCTGCACTCTTTCTCGAGAACAGGTCTCCTGGTCTTTGAAGCGGCCAAGAGCCTTGGAATGATGGGAAAAGGATATGTTTGGATAGCTTCTACTTGGCTGTCCACTGTTCTAGATTCCTTTTCCCCACTTAAACCGGAGATAGCAAACTCAATCCAGGGAGCACTTACACTTCGCCCTCATACACCTGAttcgaaaaggaaaagaaattttATGTCACGTTGGAACCAGCTGAGTAACGGTTCTATTGGGTTTAACCCTTATGGTCTATATGCCTATGACACTGTTTGGATGATTGCTCGTGCATTAAGGTTGTTACTGGACCAGGGGGGCAAAATTTCATTTTCCAACGATTCAAGATTAGATGGTATTAGTGGGAGCACTCTAAATCTTTCTGCATTGAATACATTTGATGGAGGGAAGCTGTTGCTTTCGAAGATATTGGAGACAAATATGACTGGTCTGACGGGCCATGTCCAGTTTAATCAAGACAGATCCCTGATAAATCCTTCTTATGACATTGTTAATGTGGTTGGAAATGGGCAACGACTGGTTGGATACTGGTCTAACCACACTGGTTTGTCCATTGTGCCACCAGAGACACTTTATTCGGAAAAGCCTAATCGGTCAAGTTCAAACCAACATTTAGACAAGGTGGTATGGCCTGGAGGAGAAACAGCAAGACCTCGAGGGTGGGTTTTTCCTAACAATGGAAGAGAATTAAGAATCGGAATTCCAAG GTTTATCCCATTTGGAGATGGCCATAAGAATCCAAGCTATTATGAGCTTGTCAATAAAATTAAGTCCGGA GTCTTTGATGGCGTGGTGGGTGATATTGCCATTGTGACAAACCGAACAAGAATAGTTGATTTCTCTCTGCCATATATAGAATCAGGGCTGGTTGTGGTAGCTCCAGTGAAAAAGATAAGTTCGAGTGCTTGGTCCTTCGCACGGCCATTTACTCCATTGATGTGGGCAGTCACAGCTGCATTTTTCCTCATTGTGGGATCAGTTGTGTGGATACTTGAGCATAGAAGAAATGATGAATTCCGGGGCCCTCCAAAGCAGCAATTTATCACAATTTTGTG GTTCAGCTTCTCTACAATGTTTTTTTCACATA GAGAAAACACAGTGAGCACACTTGGACGCCTAGTACTGATTATCTGGCTTTTTGTGGTTTTGATCATCAACTCAAGCTATACTGCAAGCCTGACATCATTCCTCACAGTGCAACAGTTATCATCACCCATCAAAGGGATTGATACCTTAATTGGTAGCAATGAACGAATAGGCTTCCAGGTAGGATCTTTTGCTGAAGGCTATCTGATGGAGGAACTCAATATTCCAAAATCTAGACTCGTTCCACTTGGATCACCAGAAGAGTATGCCCTTGCCCTTGAGAGGAGAAATGTAGCTGCAGTAATCGATGAGCGACCATATGTGGACCTCTTCCTCTCAGAACACTGTGAATTCTCTGTTAGAGGCCAGGAGTTTACGAAAAGCGGATGGGGATTT GCATTTCCTAGAGACTCGCCATTGGCCATTGACATGTCTACTGCCATTCTTTCTCTATCTGAGAATGGCGAGCTTCAGAAGATTCACGACAGATGGCTGTCAAAAAGTGCTTGTAGTTCCGAGAATAGTGAGGATGATATTGAACAGCTCGACTTAAAAAGCTTCTGGGGGCTATTTGTTATATGTGGAATTGCATGTATGCTTGCTCTCCTTGTGTACTTCTGGTTGATGTTCCGCAAATTCAGCCGGCTGCCTCCCGAGGAACTTGATACTACTAGTCCTAGTACCTCCCGTTCCACTCGTCTTCAAACATTTTTGTCATTTGTTGATGAGAAGGTAGAGAAACCAAAAAGCAGCTCAAAAAGAAAACGCGAGAGTATGTCTCGAAATGGATATCATATAAATGATGAATCGCCCCATAGGTCTGGGAGGATGTACAGGAACATGTCCCAGAATGGTGATAGTTGGCTTACTCAATAA